The genome window CGGTCGTCGGGGGGCAGCCGGCCGTTGTCGAGGGAGAGCCAGAGGCTGCCGGCCGGCCCGGGCTCGCCGGGGACCAGCAGCAGGTGCACCGCCATGCCGGGGGTGGCGTGCAGGCTCGGGAGCAGTCGGGCCACGTCGGCGGCCACCTTCTCGGCGGCCTGGCGCTCCGTCAGGCCGACTCGTCGCAACTGGTCGCGGTAGCCCCGGTTGATCCCGTCCAGCCAGTCCTGGAACTCCTCCGGGCCGATCGGACGGGTCGTCAACTCCGGTCGCGGTAGCGGGGGACGGCTCAGCCGCTTGTGCATGTGATGGCTGGTCTCGGTGTAGCCGAGGGCCCGGGCCAGGCGGTGGCCGGCGCTCGCCCCGGTCGGCACGCTCACCTCGACCCGGTGGCAGCCCCAGCCGCGCAGCACCTCCTCGGCGGCCAGTGCGGCGACCGTGCCGCGGCCGCGGCGCCGGGCCTCGGTGATCTCCAGGCCCTCGATCCGGCCGGTGCCGAGGTGCTCCGCGATCAGCACCTTGCCCACCGCCCGGCCGTTCGCCCAGACCTGCCAGTGGCGCAGCCGGCCGCCGCCGGGCCGGGGCTCCTCGGGACCGGTGGGGCGCAGCGTGGTCGTCATGGCTGCTCTCTTCCCCGTGCGCGGCGGGGGTTAACGGGTGTGCGGGCGGCTCAGCGGGGGTCGGTGTCGGCGGCGGAGCGGGCCGTGAAGGCGGCCATCGCGCGGGCGGTGACCGGGCCGGGGGCGTCGCCGAGCACCCGGTCGTCGATCCGGGAGACCGCCTGCACGTCGCGCAGGGTGGAGGTGAGGAAGACCTCCTCGGCCTGCTGGAGCACCTCGATCGGCAGGTCGGCCTCCTCGCCGTCGCACCAGTCGAGCACCAGGGCGCGGGTGACGCCGGCCAGGCAGCCGGAGGCGAGCGGCGGGGTGAGCAGCTTGCCGCCGAGCACCACGAAGACGTTGGAGCCGGTGCCCTCGCAGAGCGCGCCGACGGTGTTCGGGAAGAGCGCCTCGGAGGCGCCGAGCCGGTGCGCGTGGGCGAGCGCGATCACGTTCTCGGCGTAGGAGGTGGTCTTCAGGCCGGCGGTGGCGGCGCGCTCGTTGCGGGTCCACTCGACGGTGGCCGCGGCGGTGGTGTCGGGGCGCGGGGCGGTGGCGCCGAGGGCGATCACCAGGGTGGGCGGGGTGTCGAGCCGGTCCGAGCCGAGCGGGCCGAGGCCGCCGGTGTAGGTGATCCGGAGCCGGCCGAGCGGCGCCGGGTTGGCGGCTGTGACCGCCTCGACGCCCTTGCGGACCTGCTCCAGGTCGGGTTCCGGCAGACCGAGGCCGGCAGCCGAGCGGGCCAGCCGGTCGAGGTGGCGGGTGAGTGCGAAGGTCCGGCCGTGCACCGTCTTCACGGTCTCGAAGACGCCGTCCCCGACGGTCAGCCCGTGGTCCAGGGCGGAGACCTCCGCGCGGTGTTCCTCGACAAGTGCGCCATTGAGCCAGATCATCGCGGGCCCTTCCTGAGATGTGCGGTCCTCGGCCGTGCTGGGCTACTCCACCTGCTGGCCAGACGCTATCGCGACCAGTCGGGCGGCCTTGAGTTCGGTCTCCGCCCACTCGCGCTCCGGGTCGGAGTCCCAGGTGATGCCGGCGCCGGTGCCGAAGCGCAGCAGCGGAGCCGCCGGATCGGCCCGGTCGATCCAGAACGTGCGGATGCCGACGGCGAGTTCGGCGCGCTGCCGGTCGGCGTCCACCCAGCCGATGGCACCGCAGTAGGGCTCGCGGGGGGCGGTCTCCAGCGCCTCGATGATGCGCAGCGCGCTGGACTTGGGTGCGCCGGTGACCGATCCGGGCGGGAAGCTCGCGGCGAACAGTTCGCGCCAGCCGACGCCGTCGCGCAGCCGGCCCTCGACGGTGGAGACGAGGTGGACCAGGCCCGGGTGCTTCTCCACCACGCACAGGTCGGGCACGGTGATGCTGCCGGTGGCGCAGGCGCGGCCGAGGTCGTTGCGGACCAGGTCCACGATCATCACGTTCTCCGCGTGGTCCTTCTCCAGCAGGTCGTGCTCGGTGCGGCCGGTGCCCTTGATCGGGCCGGAGGAGACGGTGCGGCCGTCGCGGTGCAGGTAGAGCTCGGGGGAGGCGGTGGCGATCTCGATGCCGTGCTCGGGGAGGCGAATCGTTCCGGCGTAAGGGGCCGGGTTGCCGAGGGCGAGCTGGGCGGTGAGCGCGTCGATGTCGCTGCGCGCCGGGTCGGGGTGGGGCAGCGGTGCGGTCAGCACCCGGCAGAGGTTGGCCTGGTAGACCTCGCCGGCCGCGATGTGCTCGCGGATCCGGCGGACCCCGGCCACGTACCCGGCCCGGTCCAGGGAGGTGTGCCAGCTGTCGGGGTGCGGGCCGTGCCAGCGGTCGCCGGCCTGCGCGGGGGCGGGGTCGGGACGGACCTCGGCGAACCGGGCGCAGGTGAGCCGGCCCTCGAAGTCGTGCGCCACGGCCCACCAGCCCTCGGTCTCCAGCACGCCCGGATCGTGGCTGACCTCCAGCAGGCCGGTGGCGAGCCGGCCGCCGAAGCGGGCCATCGGCTGGTCGGACGGGAGCGGCAGGCTGGGGGTGGGCACGGTGCTCCTGGGCGCGTTCGAAGGTGTGCGGTGATTCGAGTCTAGGTCGCTGACCTGGGGCTGCGCGGGCGCTCCGGCGACGCTCGGCGGGAACGGAATTTGAGCTGGCCGAGGTTTCCGCTAAAGTTCAACACGTCGCCGG of Kitasatospora viridis contains these proteins:
- a CDS encoding GNAT family N-acetyltransferase, which encodes MTTTLRPTGPEEPRPGGGRLRHWQVWANGRAVGKVLIAEHLGTGRIEGLEITEARRRGRGTVAALAAEEVLRGWGCHRVEVSVPTGASAGHRLARALGYTETSHHMHKRLSRPPLPRPELTTRPIGPEEFQDWLDGINRGYRDQLRRVGLTERQAAEKVAADVARLLPSLHATPGMAVHLLLVPGEPGPAGSLWLSLDNGRLPPDDRPLAWVMNVEVEPGRRGRGYGRELMLTAERLCLAAGVHDLGLNVYAANEPAHRLYESLGYRLTRRQYAKPL
- a CDS encoding aminotransferase class IV codes for the protein MIWLNGALVEEHRAEVSALDHGLTVGDGVFETVKTVHGRTFALTRHLDRLARSAAGLGLPEPDLEQVRKGVEAVTAANPAPLGRLRITYTGGLGPLGSDRLDTPPTLVIALGATAPRPDTTAAATVEWTRNERAATAGLKTTSYAENVIALAHAHRLGASEALFPNTVGALCEGTGSNVFVVLGGKLLTPPLASGCLAGVTRALVLDWCDGEEADLPIEVLQQAEEVFLTSTLRDVQAVSRIDDRVLGDAPGPVTARAMAAFTARSAADTDPR
- a CDS encoding chorismate-binding protein, whose protein sequence is MARFGGRLATGLLEVSHDPGVLETEGWWAVAHDFEGRLTCARFAEVRPDPAPAQAGDRWHGPHPDSWHTSLDRAGYVAGVRRIREHIAAGEVYQANLCRVLTAPLPHPDPARSDIDALTAQLALGNPAPYAGTIRLPEHGIEIATASPELYLHRDGRTVSSGPIKGTGRTEHDLLEKDHAENVMIVDLVRNDLGRACATGSITVPDLCVVEKHPGLVHLVSTVEGRLRDGVGWRELFAASFPPGSVTGAPKSSALRIIEALETAPREPYCGAIGWVDADRQRAELAVGIRTFWIDRADPAAPLLRFGTGAGITWDSDPEREWAETELKAARLVAIASGQQVE